The segment GGCAAGCGGGTGATCGGCTTGCACGCCCTGCGCAACGCGCTGATCCCCGTGGTCACCGTGATCGGTCTTCAGGTGGGCACGCTGCTGGGCGGCGCGATCCTGACCGAAACCATCTTCTCCTGGCCCGGCGTGGGCAAGTGGCTGATCGAGAGCATCAACCGCCGCGACTACCCGGCGCTCCAGGGCGGGGTGCTGCTGATCGCGACGACGGTGATGACCGTGAACCTGCTGGTGGACGTTCTCTACGGCGTCCTGAACCCCCGCATCCGCCATTCGCGGTGAGGTGAGCCATGACGACTCCTACGACGACGGGCGTTCCGGAGACTCTTCCGGCCGCTTCTCCGCCGGTTTCCCAGCCGCCGCACCCGCTGGTCGAGTTCTGGTACCATTTCCGGCAGAACAAGGGGGCCATGGCCGGCCTCGCCGTGATCCTGCTGATCGCCGTTGTGGCGCTGTTCGCCGAGCTGGTGGCGCCGCACGACCCCAACATCCAGTACCGCGACGCCATCCTGGTGCCGCCGGTCTGGCAGGAGGGCGGGCGCTGGGCCTTCCTCCTCGGCACCGACGACATCGGTCGCGACATGCTGTCCCGCCTGATCTTCGGCGCGCGGCTGTCGATGATGATCGGCCTGATCGTCGTCACGCTGTCGCTGGCGGTCGGGCTGGCGCTGGGCATGATCGCCGGATTCTTCGGCGGCGCCACCGACGCGCTGGTCATGCGCTTCATGGACATCCTGCTGTCGCTGCCCAGCCTGCTGCTGGCCGTGGTGGTGGCGGCGATCCTCGGGCCGGGGCTGGTCAATGCCATGCTGGCGGTGTCCATCGTGGTGATCCCGCACTACGCCCGCCTGACCCGCGCCGCGGTGATGGCGGAGACCAACAAGGACTACGTCGTCGCCTCCCGCGTGGCCGGGGCCGGGCCGCTGCGGCTGATGCTGGTGGTGATCCTGCCGAACTGCGTGGCGCCGCTGATCGTCCAGGCGACGCTCGGCTTCTCCACGGCGATCCTCGACGCTGCGGCGCTGGGCTTCCTCGGCCTCGGCGCGCAGCCGCCGACGCCGGAGTGGGGCACCATGCTGGCTTCCTCCC is part of the Azospirillum baldaniorum genome and harbors:
- a CDS encoding ABC transporter permease subunit, whose product is MTTPTTTGVPETLPAASPPVSQPPHPLVEFWYHFRQNKGAMAGLAVILLIAVVALFAELVAPHDPNIQYRDAILVPPVWQEGGRWAFLLGTDDIGRDMLSRLIFGARLSMMIGLIVVTLSLAVGLALGMIAGFFGGATDALVMRFMDILLSLPSLLLAVVVAAILGPGLVNAMLAVSIVVIPHYARLTRAAVMAETNKDYVVASRVAGAGPLRLMLVVILPNCVAPLIVQATLGFSTAILDAAALGFLGLGAQPPTPEWGTMLASSLQFLQRAPWVVTWPGVAILVTVLAFNLLGDGLRDALDPKLKR